Within the uncultured Draconibacterium sp. genome, the region TGCAATTTCCGATTCAAGTTTCTGCGAATCATCGGTATGATTTTGCTCAATCATTTCTATCGGAATATTTGCCTGTTCTTTTTTGTTGCGCAGGTAATTCAGGCAGGAGTTTACGGTAATTCGGTAGATCCAGGTTTTGTAGGTTGAATATCCTTTAAAGCCGGGAAGTGCATTCCAAACATTAATAAATACTTCCTGTGCCAGATCTTTTGCCAACTCTTCGTGGCCTTTCATATAACCGCGGCACATCTGCAGCACCATCGGGTGGTATTGTTGATATAGCTCTTCAAATTGTATTTTGTGCGCTCTGCTACTCATTCTATTCAAGTAATTTTCCCTTTGAACCTAAAAAATTGGATTTGTTACAATCTATGCGAAAAAAAGTGAAATATATTATGTTTGGTTTTTTGTGCTTGCTTGAGAATAGGTGTAAGATGTTTATTCAATGTGTTTTAATTGTTTTCTGTCGATTTTGCCATTTTCGGTACGTGGAAGTTTTTCGATAAAACAGATGTCTTTTGGTTGCTCGTATTTTGACAGTAATTTGTTGCATTGCGCTTGAATGTTGGTTTTAATTGCTTCACCAGCATCGCCTTCAATTAGCAAAATTATTTTCTCTCCAAGATGTTCGTCCGGTACTGAGCCGATGGCGTAGGGCAAAAGCATTTCTTTTGCCAGTTTCTCCTCAATTTGCTCGGGCAGAAATTTAATACCTCCGGAAATGATGACGTTATCAACGCGCCCCAGCACTTTAAAATGATGACTATCTTCTAATTCGCCCAAATCGTTGGTTTGAATGGCTCCGTTTTCAAGTCCCGGCATCAGAATGCGTATACAATTGCGTTCGTCCAGTTCAACGGAAATACCATCAAGACAAGTGTAATAATCAGTTTGGTCATCGCCATTTAAGTTGCGTAGTGCAATGTGAGTTGCTGTTTCAGTCATGGCGTAACTCGAATAACATTTTGTTGAAATTTGTTGTAATTGCTCTTCTAAAGGTTGCGGAATTGCAGAGCCGCCGATCAGCAGATTTACAATGTTTTGCTCAGGTAGTGCCATATATTTTGTTACCTGGTTAATAACCATGGCTGTAAATTTTATGTGTTTGTCAAATTGCAAAATTGTAAAATCAGATGCCGGATCAATAAGATTTAAATCGAGTTTGCCGATAAGGGCACGCACTATCATTAGCTTTCCTGCGATAAATTGACTGGGCAAACAATGTAAAACACGATCACCTTCTTGTAGATTAAAAAATCGAATGGTGCGCAGGGCACTGGCTGCTACAAAATCCTTTTTCAGCGTAATGGTTTTTGGGGTTCCCGTACTCCCCGAAGTTTGTACTTCTACGTAATTATTTGCATTGTACCACTCCTCCAAAAAGTTCAACCAACTCTGTTCCCAAACGCTCCCGGGTTTTTGTTGCAGCAACTCTTTTATATTTTGTGGTTGCCCGTTTATGGTGATATGTGACGGGAACAGCTCCATTACATTTCGAAGGTTTTTGAGCTATTAAACCACAGTTTTTCGCCACGAATCTCAAGCGGAGACGCAATGTTATTGGTAAACAATTGTCCGGTTCCCAGCCCCTGATGCATTGACGTGTCCTTTGTAAAGGTCCACTGTGCAATGGCGTTTAGCCCAATATTTGATTCCAGGTACGATGTAATCCACCAACCGATGGAACGTTTGTTAGCCAATTCAATCCACTCGTCGCAACCCGAAATGCCACCGTGTAAACTTGGCTTTAATACCAAAAACTGCGGACGGATTGTTTCCAGTAGTTGTATTTTTTTCTCGCGTTCGTTGATGCCAATTAACTCTTCATCAAGAGCGATGGGCAGTGGAGTGGTTTTGCATAATTCTGCCATCTTTTCCCATTGTCCTGCTCGTATCGGTTGCTCAATGGAATGAAGTTGTAATTCTGCAAGTCTCTTCAGTTTGGTAGGAGCTGAATCAGTATCAAAAGCACCGTTGGCATCTACCCGTAGAATAATTTCATCGCTTGAGACACGCTCGCGTACAGCTTTTAAAAGTGCCAGTTCCTGCTCAAAATCTTTTGCTCCAATCTTTAGTTTTATACATCGAAAACCGGCTTCAAGTTTATCTTCTATCTGGCCTTGCATATTTTCGACCTCATTCATCCATATCAGTCCATTAATAGGAATACCGGACTCTCCACTGGTAAATTCGGATGGAAACAGTTTCCTTTTTCCACCGTTTTTCAGATCCAACAGAGCCGATTCCAATGCAAATGTCAGCGATGAAATATCTTTTAACAAGTCAATATTATTTATGAAAAGCTTAGGATCAGCGCAGATTTTATCCAACTGCACTTCAACTTGTTCAGGCGTTTCAATACTCAATCCGGTTAGTGGCGCACATTCACCAAGTCCTGTCACTCCATTCTCTTCCAAAAACAAATACCAAACCGTGCGCGTTTTTAACACCCCACGAGAAGTGCCGGCAGGTTGCTTAAAAA harbors:
- a CDS encoding sigma-70 family RNA polymerase sigma factor, which translates into the protein MSSRAHKIQFEELYQQYHPMVLQMCRGYMKGHEELAKDLAQEVFINVWNALPGFKGYSTYKTWIYRITVNSCLNYLRNKKEQANIPIEMIEQNHTDDSQKLESEIAKLYTAIGLLPEIDRLIIMMVLNEIDYDEIAQVMGLSTGNLRVRIHRIKKNLKNHLNNAN
- a CDS encoding AMP-binding protein: MELFPSHITINGQPQNIKELLQQKPGSVWEQSWLNFLEEWYNANNYVEVQTSGSTGTPKTITLKKDFVAASALRTIRFFNLQEGDRVLHCLPSQFIAGKLMIVRALIGKLDLNLIDPASDFTILQFDKHIKFTAMVINQVTKYMALPEQNIVNLLIGGSAIPQPLEEQLQQISTKCYSSYAMTETATHIALRNLNGDDQTDYYTCLDGISVELDERNCIRILMPGLENGAIQTNDLGELEDSHHFKVLGRVDNVIISGGIKFLPEQIEEKLAKEMLLPYAIGSVPDEHLGEKIILLIEGDAGEAIKTNIQAQCNKLLSKYEQPKDICFIEKLPRTENGKIDRKQLKHIE
- a CDS encoding o-succinylbenzoate synthase, translated to MIKARYQKYELFFKQPAGTSRGVLKTRTVWYLFLEENGVTGLGECAPLTGLSIETPEQVEVQLDKICADPKLFINNIDLLKDISSLTFALESALLDLKNGGKRKLFPSEFTSGESGIPINGLIWMNEVENMQGQIEDKLEAGFRCIKLKIGAKDFEQELALLKAVRERVSSDEIILRVDANGAFDTDSAPTKLKRLAELQLHSIEQPIRAGQWEKMAELCKTTPLPIALDEELIGINEREKKIQLLETIRPQFLVLKPSLHGGISGCDEWIELANKRSIGWWITSYLESNIGLNAIAQWTFTKDTSMHQGLGTGQLFTNNIASPLEIRGEKLWFNSSKTFEM